One Spinacia oleracea cultivar Varoflay chromosome 4, BTI_SOV_V1, whole genome shotgun sequence DNA segment encodes these proteins:
- the LOC130472102 gene encoding uncharacterized protein codes for MIELSRRWMESSFLPADVPRGPVPDPLGMTLFHFMKTFEHLALHSGSAYHEREIQAERQKKMVEDQLELDRLIAQTKSAGERLQKEIEDQKVLLKARDSQLKAKGDQLKAKDAQLEAKDKELAEKEKLIKEKTAEANSAAAKVTDLEKKLQDVTAERDNRISVKESQERGNARWRDGFCDARRFVQKVDPSLKWGEVMKAYKGGAHKFPSAEEAKELSELLAQKAREATDKKAASAQGKTVAAPGSSGTQTAAEGKSPGDVPMENPNVA; via the exons ATGATCGAGTTGTCGCGGCGGTGGATGGAATCTTCCTTTCTGCCAGCTGACGTTCCCCGAGGCCCTGTGCCTGACCCTCTTGGCATGACCCTCTTCCATTTTATGAAG aCCTTTGAGCATCTGGCTCTGCATTCTGGGTCTGCCTATCATGAGAGAGAGATTCAAGCTGAACGGCAGAAGAAGATGGTTGAGGATCAACTCGAGCTGGATCGGCTGATAGCTCAGACAAAGTCTGCGGGCGAGAGGTTGCAGAAGGAAATTGAGGATCAGAAGGTTCTGCTGAAGGCGAGGGATAGTCAGCTGAAGGCCAAGGGTGATCAGCTCAAAGCCAAGGACGCTCAGTTGGAGGCGAAAGACAAGGAGTTGGCTGAGAAGGAGAAACTGATCAAGGAGAAAACTGCTGAGGCTAATTCTGCTGCAGCCAAAGTGACTGACCTGGAGAAAAAACTGCAAGATGTCACGGCTGAGAGGGACAATCGGATTTCTGTCAAGGAAAGTCAGGAGCGGGGAAATGCTCGTTGGAGGGACGGGTTTTGTGATGCTCGGCGTTTTGTGCAGAAGGTGGATCCGTCTTTGAAGTGGGGCGAGGTGATGAAGGCTTATAAGGGAGGTGCCCACAAATTTCCCTCTGCCGAAGAGGCTAAAGAGTTGTCTGAATTGCTTGCTCAGAAGGCTCGAGAAGCAACTGATAAGAAGGCTGCTAGTGCACAAGGTAAGACTGTGGCTGCGCCTGGGTCGTCTGGTACACAGACAGCTGCGGAGGGGAAGAGCCCTGGTGATGTTCCGATGGAGAATCCGAATGTCGCCTAG